CGAGGGCGCGGTGGTCTGCTTGCTCGCCACGTGTTCGGCGAAGACATGCTCCGCGGCGGCGTTCAGCAGCTCGTCCTTGTCCTGGAAGAGACGGTAGAGGGCAGGAGGCTGCAGCCCGGCCTCGTGGGCCACGCGGCGCGTGGTCACCGCGGCCGGCCCCTGGTCACGCAGCAGGTCGGCCGCAGCCTTCACGATGCGGTCCCGGGTGATGTCTCGCCGCTGCGTGGTCGGTGCCATGGGGTCGATGGTATCGCCCGTGACCGACAGGAACTGTTACCGCTGATATCGGCAACGCTACCGCTGTCGAACTGCGCAAAGACGCTGGCATCGTCCGCCGGTCTCCAGCTGGGCGCGTACGGTTGCATGCGCTGGAAGTATCAGTGATACCGTTATTTTCGTTCCACTGGAAACAACATCCTGGAGCCACCATGCTGATCGTCACAGGAGCCACCGGCCACCTCGGGTCACTGATCGTCAACCGTCTGCTGGAGCGGATACCGGCCGACAGGATCGGCGTCAGCGTGCGCGACGTGAGCAAGGCCGCCGGCCTCGCCGAGCGCGGTGTCCGGGTCCGCGCGGGAGACTTCACCGAACCGGACAGTCTGAAGCACGCCTTCGAAGGTGCCGAGCGCGTCCTGGTCGTCTCAGCGGCGATTCGGGGCGGCGGCGCGTTGACCGCCAACAGCGCCGCCATCGACGCGGCACGGGAGGCGGGCGCCCAACGCATCCTGTACACCAGCCACCAGGCGGCCTCTCCCGTGTCGCTCTTCCCGCCGCAACAGGTCCATGCGGCTACCGAGGAGCACCTCAAGCGCCAGGGAGTCCCCTACACCGCTCTTCGCAACGGGTTCTACGCCTCCGCCCTGGGCTACTACATCGGATCGGCGCTGAAGACCGGCACGCTCGCCGTGCCGCAGGACGGCCCGGTGTCCTGGACGGCCCACGAGGACGTGGCGGAAGCCGCGGCCCTCTCCCTGGCCGAGAACGGCGGGCTCGAAGGGGTCACGCCACCGCTGACAGCTCCCCGGGCGCTCGACTTCGCCGACGTCGCCGACGTCCTCGGCCGCATCACCGGCCGGACCGTCACCCGAGTCGTCATGGACGACGACGAGTGGGTATCCGCAGCAGTCGCCGGTGGGATGCCGCGACCGGCCGCGGAGTTCTCCCTGACGATGTTCGCGGCGTCGCGCAACGGCGAGTTCAACGTCACCGACCCGACACTGGAAGCCACCATCGGTCACCCCGCCAAGACCGTCCACGAGGTCTTGGAGACCGTCTTGCGCTCCCGCTGAACCGACCGGCCGGACCCTGGTCACCACCGTGTACTTCCCGGAGCGGAACTGCTCGCCGGCCGACAGCAGTTGACGGCGATGGTGACGGCGACGGCGCAGGTGACGGTTCATCGTGCCTGTTGACCATCGGGCAGGGCCGGCATGCCTCGTCGCGCATACCCTTCGGCTTCGGCCGACCGGAGAGCTGACCGTCGAGGATCTGCGCCTGCTGATGCCTCCGTCCACGCGGAGCGGGCGTTCAGCCCGTCCTGCGGGCCACGCCGCCGTAGATGCAGATCTCCCCGGACCGCTCCGGCGGCGGGGCGTCCGGGCGCCAGAACGGGACCTGGGTCAGGCCCGGTTCGAGCAGTTCGAAGCCGTCGAAGAACCGCTCCACCTCGGCGCGGGGGCGCAGGTTCAGGCTGGCGGTCGCCTTCCTGCTGTACTCGGCCTGGGCGTCGGCGCGGTCCGCGAAGTCGCTCGTGGCGTGCGAGAGGACCAGGAAGCTTCCGGTCGGCAGCGCGTCGCGCAGGGTGGCGACGATCTCCCCGGGCTTCTCCGCGTCGGCCAGGAAGTGGACGACGGCGACCAGGAGCAGGGCGACCGGCTCGTCGAAGTCGATGACCCGGCGGACGTCGGGGTGGTCCAGGACGGCCCGCGGGTCGCGCAGGTCGGCGAGCACGGTGCTGGTCCCGCCGCCGGTCCGGCTCAGCAGCGCGTCGGCGTGCGCCTTCACGATCGGGTCGTTGTCGACGTACGCGACCCGCACCTCGGGGACCAGTTCCTGGGCGACCTCGTGCACATTGGGTGAGGTGGGCAGCCCGGTGCCGATGTCGAGGATCTGCCGTACTCCGTCGCCGACCACGTGCCGCACCGCGCGCCGCATGAAGGCACGGTTGGCCCGCAGGCCGATCCGCACCTCGGGCGCCGCCGCGGCGAGCGCGTCGCCGGCCTGCTGGTCCACCTCGTAGTTGTCCTTGCCGCCCAGCAGGTAGTCGTAGATCCGGGCAGGGTGCGGCCTACTGGTGTCGATGCCCGCGATATGGACCTGGTCCTGCGTCACCCGGCATTCCTCGCATTCCTCCTGGCGGTCAACTGCCGTTCCAGTGAGACTAGTTCACCACATGCGCACCGGTCGGGGCACTGTCCGGCGGGTGCGGCCCGGTCGGGGGCGAGGCGGAGTTCGCGTACGGGCACGCGCCAACGTATTCGATCGCCGTCGGCACCCGGACTGCTCGCACCCGCACCGCTCGCGCCCGGTCTGTTCGGGCGCCGCCGCACCAGCCTCCGCCCCCATGCCTGGCCGGGCGCCTCGACGCGGCGATAGGTCAGCAAGCACAAGGGCAACAGCACCGCGAAGAAGGACACTTCGAGTACGGGGCTGTCCTGCCGCCACCGGCCGATCGTGCCGTCGCTCGCCGTCAGCAGCACGGGATGCAGCAGGTAGACCGAGTAGCTGATCGTGCCCAGGGCGATGAGCGCGCGCGGCACCCGGCGGTCGCGCAGCGCGAGTCCGGTGCCGAAGGTGAGTACGGCCAGCAGGAACGCCGTGATCCAGGCACGGCGTGTGAAGTGGTCCCCGTCGCCGTAGCCGTAGGCGCTCCCCACGGCACAGGTGACGACCACGGCGGCTGTGCAGGCCGCGTACCGTCGGCCGCTCCGGCCGTGCTCGGCCCGGTGGACGACCGTGCCGAGGAACATCACGGCGAGGATCACCAGGCCCTCCCACACCGGAACCGTGCCGTTGAAGAGGACCAGCACGAGGGCCAGCGCCCCGGCCACCGCACCCCCGAACACGCGGATGCGGGGCGATCCGGCGCTCGTGCAGCAGACGGCGGTCGTCAGGGCGACCGCGGTGAGCGCGACCAGCCTGCCGGTGCCGACCGCCTCGGAGAGGGCGGAGGGCGGGAGCGTGACCCCGGCCGCCACGCTCACGGCGGCGAGCACGGCCAGGGTGACGGCGACCGGCGCCGCGCGTTCGTGCCGGCGGATCGTGAAGAGGGCGACGACGAGGAGGTAGAACGCCATCTCGTAGGAGAGCGTCCACAGGACGAGGAGGATGCTGGGGGTGCCCAACAGCTCCTGGAACAGGGTGAGATGGGCGACGGCTGTGGTGACGGTGCCGAGGTCGGCGCGTGGCTCCGCGACGCCCAGCAGGCCGAGGGCGAGGATCGCGGCGACGGCGGCCACGCACAGGGGGTAGATGCGGAAGACCCGCCCGATCCAGAACGTCCGTACGCAGCCCCGGCGTTCCAGCGACGCCGGGATGATGTAGCCGCTCACCAGGAAGAACACCATGATGCCGAACCGGCTGGTGTTGAACTCCGGCATCAGCTCCCGCCGGAACTCCGGGAGGAAGGAGTACGAGGAGTGGTCGAACACGACGACGAGGGCGGCGATACCCCGCAACGCGTCCAGCCAACCCAGGCGACCTGTGCGCTCCGTCGAGAGGTGCGGCGGGCCGTCGGTCATGGGCCGGCCTTCACGGGGACGCAGGGCTCGACCTCGCCCTTGCCCGTGTAGGCGTTGACCCGGTGCGGCTGGGTGTGGCCGCTGAGGTTCTCGAACACCAGCACGTTGCCCGGGCCCAGGGTGATCTTCCGGTTCAGCTGAAGGGCGACGACAGGTACACGTTTGCCCTGCTTGTCGGTCGCCCAGACCACGACGTCGTGGTCGCAGACATAGCCGGGGGCGAGCACGTTCACCATCACCTGGATGTCCTTCGGGCGCAGCTTCTCCGCGAGGTCGTACTGGGCCTCGATACCGATCAGCTGGTCCTTGATGGTGAGCGTGACACTGCCGTCACTGTTGCTCTCCACCGCGTACGCCACCGAGTCGGCCGGCGTACCGGGTACGACCACCGCGGCGAGCCCAGCCACCGCACAGGTCGCTGCGGCGAGGGCGATCCGGCGGGGGGTGAGCAGACGTCGTACGGAAGGGCTTGCTCCACGCCCGCCCGTGCCGACCTCTGTCGACAGGTCCTCGCGCAGCTCCATCTCCCGCTTCAGCTCCGCCAGGAGCCGGTCCTCGAACGTCGTCGTCCTCGTGCTCATGCCTCGCCCCTCCTGACGTACAGAAGTGATGTGTCCGGCGGTGTCCCCACAGCCTTGGGAGCCGCCCCGGGGTTGGCCCCGGAGTCGGCCTCGCCGCGCAGTGCCTTTCGGGCCCGGTGGAGTCGGACCCGGGCCGTGACCTGGCGGATGCCCAGTGCGGTTGCCGCCTCCGGGATCGTGAGCTGGTCGACCACGATCAGCTCCAGGACGGCCCGCTCGCCCTCGGGGAGCCGTTCGAGGGCGGCCAGGGCGCGCCGCCCGGGGCTCTCCGCGTCGAGCTTGTCCTCGATGCGGACTATGTCGTCGGGCTCCAGCAGCCGGCGCCCGGAGAAGCGCCGGTCACGCTCGGCCTCGCGGGCGATCCGGCGGCGCTCCGACGACACGACGTTGCGTGCGATGCCGTACAGCCAGGCCGTCTCGCTGCCCAGGCGCGGGCGGTAGGTGTGGGCCGAGTCGAGAACGGCGAGGAAGATCTCGGCCGTCAGGTCGGCCGCCGTGTGGGGGTCGTCGACGCGCCGGGCCACGAAGCGCACCACCGCGTCCACGTGCCGCCGGTAGAACGCCTCGAACAGCTCCGGGTCCCGCACGGCATCGGCGGGTCCACCCCGTAACCTCTCCGGCTCCGCACCGTCCACTGGCGTCTCCTTCGCGTCCCGCTC
The DNA window shown above is from Streptomyces sp. NBC_01451 and carries:
- a CDS encoding NAD(P)H-binding protein, producing MLIVTGATGHLGSLIVNRLLERIPADRIGVSVRDVSKAAGLAERGVRVRAGDFTEPDSLKHAFEGAERVLVVSAAIRGGGALTANSAAIDAAREAGAQRILYTSHQAASPVSLFPPQQVHAATEEHLKRQGVPYTALRNGFYASALGYYIGSALKTGTLAVPQDGPVSWTAHEDVAEAAALSLAENGGLEGVTPPLTAPRALDFADVADVLGRITGRTVTRVVMDDDEWVSAAVAGGMPRPAAEFSLTMFAASRNGEFNVTDPTLEATIGHPAKTVHEVLETVLRSR
- a CDS encoding SAM-dependent methyltransferase, with the protein product MTQDQVHIAGIDTSRPHPARIYDYLLGGKDNYEVDQQAGDALAAAAPEVRIGLRANRAFMRRAVRHVVGDGVRQILDIGTGLPTSPNVHEVAQELVPEVRVAYVDNDPIVKAHADALLSRTGGGTSTVLADLRDPRAVLDHPDVRRVIDFDEPVALLLVAVVHFLADAEKPGEIVATLRDALPTGSFLVLSHATSDFADRADAQAEYSRKATASLNLRPRAEVERFFDGFELLEPGLTQVPFWRPDAPPPERSGEICIYGGVARRTG
- a CDS encoding acyltransferase family protein, which translates into the protein MTDGPPHLSTERTGRLGWLDALRGIAALVVVFDHSSYSFLPEFRRELMPEFNTSRFGIMVFFLVSGYIIPASLERRGCVRTFWIGRVFRIYPLCVAAVAAILALGLLGVAEPRADLGTVTTAVAHLTLFQELLGTPSILLVLWTLSYEMAFYLLVVALFTIRRHERAAPVAVTLAVLAAVSVAAGVTLPPSALSEAVGTGRLVALTAVALTTAVCCTSAGSPRIRVFGGAVAGALALVLVLFNGTVPVWEGLVILAVMFLGTVVHRAEHGRSGRRYAACTAAVVVTCAVGSAYGYGDGDHFTRRAWITAFLLAVLTFGTGLALRDRRVPRALIALGTISYSVYLLHPVLLTASDGTIGRWRQDSPVLEVSFFAVLLPLCLLTYRRVEAPGQAWGRRLVRRRPNRPGASGAGASSPGADGDRIRWRVPVRELRLAPDRAAPAGQCPDRCACGELVSLERQLTARRNARNAG
- a CDS encoding RNA polymerase sigma factor; translated protein: MDGAEPERLRGGPADAVRDPELFEAFYRRHVDAVVRFVARRVDDPHTAADLTAEIFLAVLDSAHTYRPRLGSETAWLYGIARNVVSSERRRIAREAERDRRFSGRRLLEPDDIVRIEDKLDAESPGRRALAALERLPEGERAVLELIVVDQLTIPEAATALGIRQVTARVRLHRARKALRGEADSGANPGAAPKAVGTPPDTSLLYVRRGEA